The region AATCCTTTCTTCTCAGAATTCCCAGAGAGAAGAAAACGATAGCGGGAAGAAGCGATATAATTGCATCAGGAATCTTATGGAGCGGCTCGCTGAACCATCCTATTACGGTTGCAAACATCGTTCCCACAACCACCCAATCTCTCCATCCCATGCGTCTCTCCGTTTCAAGCTTGAAGGACACCTCCTTTGTCTTTGGAGGGAATATAAGCGTAATAAAAAACCACGTAAGCACCAGAAGAAGAAGCATAACAGGGACCGCTATTCCCATCCACTGAAGAAAACTCAAAGTAATACCATGATTTCTTAAGGCCGCAATCGCTATTGCGTTCGGCGGGGTTCCGATAGGAGTGCCAATTCCGCCTATGTTAGCGCCGAAAGGGATTCCGATAAGAATAGCTATCCTTAGAGGATCATCAGTATCGAGAGTTCTGACAAGCGGAAGAGCGACCGCAATCATTATCGCCGTGGCGGCGGTATTAGACATCCACATTGATACGAGCGCGGTAACCCCCATGAATCCCGCGACGATCGCCTTCGGCTTTTTCCCGACCCTTTTCAAAATAGCGGATGCAATCAGTGAATCGAGACCAAAGCGTTCGAGTCCTGCGGCCAGAATGAAGCCGCCGAGGAACAGAAGAATCGTAGGCGAAAAGAAGGGCGAGAGGAAAACGGCATAGCCTTCCTTTACAGCCGGAAGCTTCGGAGTAAGAAGCACGGCAAGTAATCCTGCTATGACGAATGCAGTAACATAAAGGGGGATGGCTTCAGATACCCAGAGCACGAGAGCGAGGGCGAAAACAGCCAGCGTGATTCTTGCTGGTTGTTCCATGCCGGGTATTGGTATGAGCATTATCAATGCGAATAATACGCACGCAAGTGCGGCAAAAAGAATCCTCAAACTTTTCTTCACTTGCTATCCCTTGCTTACGATTCTGAAGATGTCGTTGAACAAAGAGAGACCTAGCAACGCTATCACGAGTATTACTCCTATATTGGTTGTTATGGTCCAGACCCTCTTCCCGAATCTCCTTCCTATTATTTTTTCAATTAAAAAAATCAGTATCCGACCGCCGTCCATTAAAGGAATCGGTACAAGGTTGATTACTGCCAGACTTATTGAAAGAAGCGCTATCAAACCAAGCAGGCTTTCGAAACCCATCCTTCTTGTTTGGGCGGAAAGCTGCGCTATAAGTATCGGTCCGCCGAGATTCCTTACCGACTCCTTGCCTATTATCAGTTTTACAATAGTTGTAGTGATTTGAGCTGTAACCTGGGCTGTCCTGGCTAAAGGCAGCCAGAGAGCCTCACCAAAACTCAATGGCCGCGTTGGCACGTATACAAGTACCCCGATACCTCTTGAACCGGTTATCTTTGAATGCTCAGGTTTAAGCTTGCGGACTACCGTATCCGTGCCGTGGAGCCATGTAAACTCAAGGGGTTTAGCAGTATCTGCTGTTTTTACGGAACTGACCATCTCTGACCAGGAATAAATCGGCTTAGCGTCAATGGTTAATATTCTGTCGCCAGACTTCATTCCGGCTTTTTCTGCAGGCGTTGATGATAATACATGACCAACAACTGGTGCAAGCCTAGGTTCAACTATGAATGAATCGGAAGGCGGTATCGAGAAGGTTTCTTCAACCCCGCTTCGAAAAATTTTCACAGTAACGGTATCTTTGGCATTTAATCTTCGGGCGAAATCAAGATAGTCTTTTATTTGCTTTCCGTTAACAGAAACAACACTGTCTCCAGGCTCGAGACCCGATTTCGCCAAGGGTGAATTCTCCGGAAAATCAATTACGGGTTTAGGAGACTCTATTCCCCAGCCAAGTCCGATGATAAAATATAAAATGATGGACAGAGCAAAGTTAGCAAGGATGCC is a window of bacterium DNA encoding:
- a CDS encoding DASS family sodium-coupled anion symporter → MKKSLRILFAALACVLFALIMLIPIPGMEQPARITLAVFALALVLWVSEAIPLYVTAFVIAGLLAVLLTPKLPAVKEGYAVFLSPFFSPTILLFLGGFILAAGLERFGLDSLIASAILKRVGKKPKAIVAGFMGVTALVSMWMSNTAATAIMIAVALPLVRTLDTDDPLRIAILIGIPFGANIGGIGTPIGTPPNAIAIAALRNHGITLSFLQWMGIAVPVMLLLLVLTWFFITLIFPPKTKEVSFKLETERRMGWRDWVVVGTMFATVIGWFSEPLHKIPDAIISLLPAIVFFSLGILRRKDFETLGWDVLILMGGGLSLGKAVSLSGLDKWFVNSLGMHNLSPLAVLGGFILIAIILTNFISNTSVAALIIPLTFGFSASSSSLVVSVAIAASASMLLPVSTPPNAIAFSSGMLKVKDMARIGAIVAGVAAVLIFVFGILVWPILNIIPK
- the rseP gene encoding RIP metalloprotease RseP is translated as MQLSLDILVVVLVFVVLIGFHEFGHLIAAKLAKIPVEKFSIGFGPAIIKWKKGETQYQLSVVPLGGYVKLKGEDFDDPEGFFSFPFGRKAITMGAGILANFALSIILYFIIGLGWGIESPKPVIDFPENSPLAKSGLEPGDSVVSVNGKQIKDYLDFARRLNAKDTVTVKIFRSGVEETFSIPPSDSFIVEPRLAPVVGHVLSSTPAEKAGMKSGDRILTIDAKPIYSWSEMVSSVKTADTAKPLEFTWLHGTDTVVRKLKPEHSKITGSRGIGVLVYVPTRPLSFGEALWLPLARTAQVTAQITTTIVKLIIGKESVRNLGGPILIAQLSAQTRRMGFESLLGLIALLSISLAVINLVPIPLMDGGRILIFLIEKIIGRRFGKRVWTITTNIGVILVIALLGLSLFNDIFRIVSKG